TAAAAGAAATCATTGAAGTAGCTGAAAAAATAAGTGGCAAAAAATGCCCAGTGCTTTACGCTCCAAGAAGAGCTGGCGATCCAGCTAGGCTTTTTGCTGATAACAAAAAGGCTAAAGAAATTTTAGGCTGGCAAGCTTTGCAAAGTGATATTCAAAACATCATTCAAAGTGCTTGGAACTGGGAAAACAACAGGAAGTATTAATGCAGAAAAGAACTTTAATCATAGGCTGTGGCTTAAGCGGGGCAGTTTTAGCTGAAAGATTAGCAAGTGTAAAAGATGAAGAAGTTTTAATCATCGATAAAAGAGAGCATATAGCTGGCAATGTGTATGATTATAAAGATGAAGAAACGCAAATCAGCGTGCATAAATATGGACCACATGTTTTTCATACAAGCATTAAAGAAGTGTGGGAGTATCTTAGTAAATTTACAAAATGGCATTATTTTATGTATAAGGTTAAAGCTTTCATAGATGGCAAGGAAGTCAATATCCCTTTTAATCTTGACAGCTTGCATAAGGTTTTTCCAAAATATCTTGCAAATGATTTAGAGCAAAAGCTTGTGAGAACTTTTGGTTTTAACAAAAAAGTGCCTATTTTAGAGCTTAAAAATACTGATGATAAAGACTTGCAATTTTTGGCTGAATATATCTATCAAAAGGTATTTTTAGGCTATACTATGAAGCAATGGGGCGTAAAGCCTGAGGAACTTGACTTTTCAGTCAGCGCTAGAGTGCCTGTGTATGTGAGCCTTGATGATAGGTATTTTCAAGATACTTATCAAGCTATACCGCTTCTTGGCTACACACAAATGGTGCAAAATATGCTTACTCATCAAAATATCAAACTCAAACTTAAAACCCATTTTGATTTTAAAGACTGCAAGCTTAATGCTAACTCAAAGTATGAGTATAAAGATTTTGGAGAATTTGATAGAGTAATTTATACAGGGGCTATTGATGAGTTTTTTAACTATACACTTGGCAGGCTTCCTTATAGAAGCCTAGACATAGTTTTTGAACGTTTTGATAAAGAGTATGTCCAATCCACCGCACAGATAAACTACCCAGAAAATTATGATTTTACAAGGGCTGTAGAATACAAATACTATCTTGATGAAAAATCAAGCAAAAGTATACTAAGCTATGAATTTCCTTGCGCGTATGAGGAGGGCAAAAATGAAAGATATTATCCCATCCCAGATGAAAAAAACCAAAAGCTTTATGAAGAATATAAAAAACTCGCCAAAGAGCTTAAAAATGTCCATTTTCTAGGTAGGCTAGCAGATTATAAATACTATGATATGGATAAAACAATTGCTAGGGCTTTGAGTGTTTTTGCGGAGTTGAACTGAAAAGCTCGTTTTCATCATCGCCAAATGCAAATTGTATTTGGCGATGATGAATTTTAATGAGCTATAACTTTGCTAAAGCATCTCACTCTTTCACAAAAAACACACTAAAAGCATCACCTATTGGATAGAATTTGAGCTTATATTTTTTAGCGAATTCATTTACTGCCTTTTGCGTGCCTGTGTAATAAGGGTGAAAGTAATCATGTACGAGAATAATTCCACCCCTTACAAGTCTAGGATAAAAATATTCAAGTCCAGCTAAAATAGGCTGATATAAATCCACATCTATATTTACAAAACAAAATTCCTCATCACTTGGAATTTGATCTGCACTCTCTGGAAAATACCCCTTGACAAAACGACAATTTTCAAGATGAGGCATTTTAGCTTTTACAAGTTCAAGTGATGTTAAACTAAAATCACTACTATCTGCTTTTGAAAATCCTTGTTTTTTTTCATTCTCACAATCCCTTGCATCAAACCCTTCAAAGGTATCTAAAAGATAAAAAATATTATCTTTGAAGAATTTGTTGATATGCTTTGCAGTGTCACCTCTAAAAACTCCAAGTTCTGCAACTGCACCTTGAATATTGTTAATTTTAAAATTATCAGATAGTGTTTTAATAAAGTTTAATCTTGCATAATAAGGAATAAAAGTTAAAGATAAATCTATCTTATCTTCATTGATATTCATTGACTTTAATACCTCAATAATTTGATCAATATAAATTGGTATTTCCGTGCCAATAAATACTTTATCAAATTCTAATTCTTTTAATTTTTCAGGTCCATAAATAAGATAATCTTTATTGTATATCTTTAAGCCTAAGCCATTATTATTGCAAGAATGTTTTCTTGGATCGCTATCAATAAAACATATGATTTCGCTATCAAAAGATACATGCCAAGCAATTTGAATTCCAAGTTGAGCACTACCATAAATAACCACTTTTTTCATTTTCAATCCTTTCTAAATTATGTTTTTATATTTTTCCAAATCTTCAGGAGTTCCAATTCCATGCATTTGAGAAAAATCGATATTATAAATACCTATTTTGGCGCCATTTTTTATAGCATAATTATAAACAGGGCAAGTATAGAATTCATTATTAATTCTATCGTTTTCTATAATCATATCTATAGCACTTTCAACAAATATTTTTCCTTTGTTAAAAAAATAAATTCCAACAGTAGCAAATTCGCCAATAACCTCCTTTTCTTTAACTTCTACCACTAAATCGTCTTTCAATTTTACAAATGACCATTTTGGATTTTTTTCTTGATCAATGAAAGTGAGTATTGAACCATCTAAACCTCGATTCAAACTATCATCGATAAAATCAGCTATATTTATATCAACAATCTGATCGGAATTTGCTATCATTAAAGGTTTATCATTGTCGATATATTTTCTCGCATAAAGCACAGTACAAGCCGTTCCTTCTGTGAGTTTATCAATACCTATAAATTCGGCATTAAAATTATTTTTGATTTCATCAATTAACTTTTTTTCTTGAATTAAATGCTCTTTTCTTGCTATTAAAATATATTTTGCACCTTTATATCTCAAATTTTCAAGCACTCTAATTATCATAGGCTTGCCTAAAATATCGATAAAAGGTTTTGGTTTATCAAAGCCAGCCTTTACAAAGCGACTTCCAAGTCCAGCCATAGGAATAACTATATTCATTGACATTCTCCTAAATATTTATCATTATTA
The sequence above is a segment of the Campylobacter sp. MIT 12-8780 genome. Coding sequences within it:
- a CDS encoding glycosyltransferase family 2 protein; translated protein: MNIVIPMAGLGSRFVKAGFDKPKPFIDILGKPMIIRVLENLRYKGAKYILIARKEHLIQEKKLIDEIKNNFNAEFIGIDKLTEGTACTVLYARKYIDNDKPLMIANSDQIVDINIADFIDDSLNRGLDGSILTFIDQEKNPKWSFVKLKDDLVVEVKEKEVIGEFATVGIYFFNKGKIFVESAIDMIIENDRINNEFYTCPVYNYAIKNGAKIGIYNIDFSQMHGIGTPEDLEKYKNII
- a CDS encoding TylF/MycF/NovP-related O-methyltransferase; protein product: MKKVVIYGSAQLGIQIAWHVSFDSEIICFIDSDPRKHSCNNNGLGLKIYNKDYLIYGPEKLKELEFDKVFIGTEIPIYIDQIIEVLKSMNINEDKIDLSLTFIPYYARLNFIKTLSDNFKINNIQGAVAELGVFRGDTAKHINKFFKDNIFYLLDTFEGFDARDCENEKKQGFSKADSSDFSLTSLELVKAKMPHLENCRFVKGYFPESADQIPSDEEFCFVNIDVDLYQPILAGLEYFYPRLVRGGIILVHDYFHPYYTGTQKAVNEFAKKYKLKFYPIGDAFSVFFVKE
- the glf gene encoding UDP-galactopyranose mutase, which gives rise to MQKRTLIIGCGLSGAVLAERLASVKDEEVLIIDKREHIAGNVYDYKDEETQISVHKYGPHVFHTSIKEVWEYLSKFTKWHYFMYKVKAFIDGKEVNIPFNLDSLHKVFPKYLANDLEQKLVRTFGFNKKVPILELKNTDDKDLQFLAEYIYQKVFLGYTMKQWGVKPEELDFSVSARVPVYVSLDDRYFQDTYQAIPLLGYTQMVQNMLTHQNIKLKLKTHFDFKDCKLNANSKYEYKDFGEFDRVIYTGAIDEFFNYTLGRLPYRSLDIVFERFDKEYVQSTAQINYPENYDFTRAVEYKYYLDEKSSKSILSYEFPCAYEEGKNERYYPIPDEKNQKLYEEYKKLAKELKNVHFLGRLADYKYYDMDKTIARALSVFAELN